The proteins below come from a single Oxyura jamaicensis isolate SHBP4307 breed ruddy duck chromosome 1, BPBGC_Ojam_1.0, whole genome shotgun sequence genomic window:
- the PLA1A gene encoding phospholipase A1 member A isoform X1, with amino-acid sequence MKMVEDLKRKPLFILAVILLLSSAQPGNTNRTSWHQCADFQTANFLHGSKLNVQFLLFTSSNPSCGELILADDVIKDTSFNSSLETKIIIHGFRALGTKPSWIEGLVRAILHTSQVNVIVVDWVHGSTGAYHSAVDNVTQLALSISHFISKLLALGVSGTFIHIIGVSLGAHVAGLVGHFHDGQLGRITGLDPAGPKYTRASLEERLDPGDALFVEAIHTDADNFGIRIPVGHIDYFVNGGKDQPGCPRFISAGDFLLTGYKYLICDHMRAVHLYVSALKHSCPIVAFPCSSHQDFLNGRCLDCDDPFPFSCPRIGLLEQAGVSMRRLPKEVIVYLMTSPSAPFCVHHSLVEFRLQKKRNVVTSIEITFYSNSTRDTAKITIPQQEELGKRLLAHKVPLCEINKVTLKYLPKNRFWRKDESHVVGKFCAAPLPLNKNRTMFCLPGNITLYGNTDHSDQLPAACA; translated from the exons ATGAAGATGGTTGAGGATCTGAAGAGAAAACCCCTCTTCATTCTTGCTGTCATCTTGCTGCTCAGTTCAGCACAACCAG GGAACACAAACAGAACCTCATGGCATCAGTGTGCTGACTTCCAGACAGCAAATTTCCTACACGGCAGTAAACTTAATGTCCAGTTTCTTCTATTCACCTCCTCGAACCCCAGCTGTGGGGAGTTGATTTTAGCTGATGATGTTATCAAGGACACCAGCTTCAACAGCAGCCTGGAAACCAAGATCATAATCCATGGCTTCAG GGCTTTGGGCACCAAACCTTCCTGGATTGAAGGGCTTGTCCGTGCCATACTTCACACAAGCCAGGTGAACGTGATTGTGGTGGACTGGGTTCATGGGTCTACTGGAGCCTATCACTCTGCAGTGGATAACGTCACACAGCTGGCCCTCTCCATCTCACACTTCATCAGCAAGCTCCTG GCCCTGGGAGTCTCAGGGACATTCATCCACATCATTGGCGTGAGCCTCGGTGCGCATGTTGCGGGCCTAGTCGGGCACTTCCACGACGGTCAGCTGGGACGGATAACAG GCCTAGACCCTGCAGGCCCAAAGTACACCAGAGCCAGTCTGGAGGAACGCCTGGACCCTGGGGATGCCCTCTTTGTGGAAGCCATTCATACGGATGCTGACA ATTTCGGGATCCGGATCCCTGTAGGCCACATCGATTATTTCGTCAATGGAGGCAAAGATCAGCCAGGATGTCCCCGATTCATCTCTGCAG GTGACTTTCTTCTTACAGGCTACAAGTATCTGATCTGTGATCACATGAGGGCAGTACATCTCTACGTCAGTGCCTTGAAACACTCCTGTCCCATAGTGGCGTTCCCTTGCTCAAGTCATCAGGATTTTTTGAATGGCCGGTGCCTGGACTGTGATGATCCCTTCCCGTTCTCCTGTCCCAGAATAG gcctgctggagcaggcaggggtCAGCATGAgaaggctgcccaaggaagtgaTTGTTTACTTAATGACAAGTCCGTCAGCCCCGTTCTGTG TCCACCACAGCCTGGTTGAGTTCcgactgcagaagaaaagaaatgtagtcACCAGCATTGAGATCACTTTCTACAGCAACAGCACCAGGGACACTGCAAAGATCACCAT ACctcagcaggaggagctgggcaaGCGGCTGCTGGCCCACAAGGTTCCCCTCTGCGAGATAAACAAAGTGACACTCAAGTATCTCCCCAAGAACCGATTTTGGAGGAAGGATGAGTCGCACGTTGTCGGCAAGTTCTGTGCAGCCCCACTGCCTCTCAATAAGAA CAGGACCATGTTTTGCCTGCCCGGGAACATCACTCTTTATGGCAACACAGACCACTCTGACCAGCTGCCTGCTGCGTGTGCCTAG
- the PLA1A gene encoding phospholipase A1 member A isoform X2, producing the protein MKMVEDLKRKPLFILAVILLLSSAQPGNTNRTSWHQCADFQTANFLHGSKLNVQFLLFTSSNPSCGELILADDVIKDTSFNSSLETKIIIHGFRALGTKPSWIEGLVRAILHTSQVNVIVVDWVHGSTGAYHSAVDNVTQLALSISHFISKLLALGVSGTFIHIIGVSLGAHVAGLVGHFHDGQLGRITGLDPAGPKYTRASLEERLDPGDALFVEAIHTDADNFGIRIPVGHIDYFVNGGKDQPGCPRFISAGYKYLICDHMRAVHLYVSALKHSCPIVAFPCSSHQDFLNGRCLDCDDPFPFSCPRIGLLEQAGVSMRRLPKEVIVYLMTSPSAPFCVHHSLVEFRLQKKRNVVTSIEITFYSNSTRDTAKITIPQQEELGKRLLAHKVPLCEINKVTLKYLPKNRFWRKDESHVVGKFCAAPLPLNKNRTMFCLPGNITLYGNTDHSDQLPAACA; encoded by the exons ATGAAGATGGTTGAGGATCTGAAGAGAAAACCCCTCTTCATTCTTGCTGTCATCTTGCTGCTCAGTTCAGCACAACCAG GGAACACAAACAGAACCTCATGGCATCAGTGTGCTGACTTCCAGACAGCAAATTTCCTACACGGCAGTAAACTTAATGTCCAGTTTCTTCTATTCACCTCCTCGAACCCCAGCTGTGGGGAGTTGATTTTAGCTGATGATGTTATCAAGGACACCAGCTTCAACAGCAGCCTGGAAACCAAGATCATAATCCATGGCTTCAG GGCTTTGGGCACCAAACCTTCCTGGATTGAAGGGCTTGTCCGTGCCATACTTCACACAAGCCAGGTGAACGTGATTGTGGTGGACTGGGTTCATGGGTCTACTGGAGCCTATCACTCTGCAGTGGATAACGTCACACAGCTGGCCCTCTCCATCTCACACTTCATCAGCAAGCTCCTG GCCCTGGGAGTCTCAGGGACATTCATCCACATCATTGGCGTGAGCCTCGGTGCGCATGTTGCGGGCCTAGTCGGGCACTTCCACGACGGTCAGCTGGGACGGATAACAG GCCTAGACCCTGCAGGCCCAAAGTACACCAGAGCCAGTCTGGAGGAACGCCTGGACCCTGGGGATGCCCTCTTTGTGGAAGCCATTCATACGGATGCTGACA ATTTCGGGATCCGGATCCCTGTAGGCCACATCGATTATTTCGTCAATGGAGGCAAAGATCAGCCAGGATGTCCCCGATTCATCTCTGCAG GCTACAAGTATCTGATCTGTGATCACATGAGGGCAGTACATCTCTACGTCAGTGCCTTGAAACACTCCTGTCCCATAGTGGCGTTCCCTTGCTCAAGTCATCAGGATTTTTTGAATGGCCGGTGCCTGGACTGTGATGATCCCTTCCCGTTCTCCTGTCCCAGAATAG gcctgctggagcaggcaggggtCAGCATGAgaaggctgcccaaggaagtgaTTGTTTACTTAATGACAAGTCCGTCAGCCCCGTTCTGTG TCCACCACAGCCTGGTTGAGTTCcgactgcagaagaaaagaaatgtagtcACCAGCATTGAGATCACTTTCTACAGCAACAGCACCAGGGACACTGCAAAGATCACCAT ACctcagcaggaggagctgggcaaGCGGCTGCTGGCCCACAAGGTTCCCCTCTGCGAGATAAACAAAGTGACACTCAAGTATCTCCCCAAGAACCGATTTTGGAGGAAGGATGAGTCGCACGTTGTCGGCAAGTTCTGTGCAGCCCCACTGCCTCTCAATAAGAA CAGGACCATGTTTTGCCTGCCCGGGAACATCACTCTTTATGGCAACACAGACCACTCTGACCAGCTGCCTGCTGCGTGTGCCTAG